In one Rhizobium leguminosarum genomic region, the following are encoded:
- a CDS encoding ABC transporter substrate-binding protein, translating into MYLDKFGRTVKLAVAGFTLAATTAGAAFAEDAVTLKWALWDWDTTAYYKPLIEAYQAKHPNVKFEPMDLGSQDYQQMISTQLTGGSKDIDIVTIKDVPGYTNLVRAGNIADLSSFVTAQKIDPAPYGGLIEELTVDGKIYSLPFRSDFWIVYYNKDIFDKSGVPYPTNDMTWAQFDATAEKLSGGMGANKTYGALLHTWRSTVQLPGILDGKHTLVDGDYAFLKPWYERALTLQKDGAIPSYAFLKTSNTHYSALFFNGTIGMLPMGTWFVGTQIAKVKSGESKSKNWGIVKFPHPDGVAAGTTAAQISGLAVNANSDHKAAALDFIKFVTGPEGAAVIASTGTFPALKTADVSAKIAATPGFPEDAASKEALIPSKAYLEMAVNPNAAKIEVVLNRVHDAMMTDNTSVDDGLKEMTEGVKAIK; encoded by the coding sequence ATGTATTTGGATAAATTCGGGAGGACGGTGAAACTTGCCGTGGCAGGTTTCACGCTGGCAGCAACAACGGCCGGCGCAGCGTTTGCTGAGGACGCCGTGACGCTGAAATGGGCTTTGTGGGACTGGGACACGACCGCGTATTACAAGCCGCTGATCGAGGCCTATCAGGCCAAGCATCCGAACGTGAAGTTCGAGCCGATGGATCTCGGCTCGCAGGACTACCAACAGATGATCTCGACGCAGCTGACCGGCGGCTCGAAAGATATCGACATCGTCACTATCAAGGACGTACCGGGCTATACCAATCTGGTGCGTGCCGGCAATATCGCCGATCTCAGCAGCTTCGTGACCGCGCAGAAAATCGATCCGGCTCCCTATGGCGGCCTGATCGAGGAACTGACCGTCGACGGCAAGATCTATTCCCTGCCATTCCGCTCCGACTTCTGGATCGTCTATTACAATAAAGACATCTTCGACAAATCAGGCGTCCCCTACCCCACCAACGACATGACCTGGGCGCAATTCGACGCGACCGCCGAGAAGCTTTCGGGCGGCATGGGCGCCAACAAGACCTATGGCGCGCTCTTGCATACCTGGCGTTCGACCGTTCAGCTGCCCGGCATCCTCGACGGGAAACACACGCTCGTCGATGGCGACTACGCCTTCCTGAAGCCTTGGTACGAACGAGCGCTCACCCTGCAGAAAGATGGTGCCATTCCCTCCTATGCCTTCCTGAAGACGTCGAACACGCACTATTCGGCGCTCTTCTTCAACGGCACGATCGGCATGCTGCCGATGGGCACCTGGTTCGTCGGCACCCAGATCGCCAAGGTGAAGTCTGGTGAATCGAAGAGCAAGAACTGGGGCATCGTGAAGTTCCCGCATCCGGACGGCGTGGCAGCCGGCACCACGGCTGCGCAGATCTCGGGCCTCGCGGTCAACGCCAATTCCGACCACAAGGCTGCCGCTCTCGACTTCATCAAGTTCGTCACCGGTCCCGAGGGCGCGGCGGTCATCGCATCGACGGGCACCTTCCCGGCGCTCAAGACCGCTGACGTCAGCGCAAAGATCGCGGCAACACCCGGCTTCCCAGAGGACGCCGCCAGCAAGGAGGCGCTGATACCGTCGAAAGCCTATCTGGAGATGGCGGTCAACCCGAACGCCGCCAAGATCGAGGTCGTGCTCAACCGCGTCCATGACGCGATGATGACCGACAACACCTCCGTCGACGACGGCTTGAAGGAAATGACCGAAGGCGTGAAGGCCATCAAATAG
- a CDS encoding glycoside hydrolase family 88 protein translates to MNAVSSVAPQPITDEEVNAALDVAVDQIRRNLPEFTHAAQNHSSVNNFYPAVANDQWTAGFWPGELWLAYEHSGDAAFREAAQIQVQSFLHRIVNRIETDHHDMGFLYSPSCIAAWKLVGDEGGRKAAILAADQLIERFQPIGQFIQAWGRKGKAEEYRYIIDGLLNLPLLYWASRETGDPKYREIALIHARTTLANSVRPDDSTYHTFYMDPVTGAPVRGATKQGYRDDSAWARGQAWGIAGMALSYRYERIEEYRLTFDQLLAFYLNRLPADMVPYWDLVFSDGDGEPRDSSSASITACGLLEMAELVEAEAAERYRTLARRMIKSLADHYAVKDPTVSNGLVLHATYSKKSPFNTCRGEGVDECVSWGDYYYMEALTRLSRRWSSYW, encoded by the coding sequence ATGAACGCTGTTTCCTCAGTCGCTCCGCAGCCGATTACCGATGAGGAGGTGAACGCCGCGCTCGATGTCGCCGTCGACCAGATCCGGCGCAACCTTCCCGAATTCACCCACGCCGCGCAGAACCATTCGAGCGTCAACAATTTCTATCCGGCTGTTGCGAACGACCAGTGGACCGCAGGCTTCTGGCCGGGAGAGTTGTGGCTCGCATACGAACATAGCGGCGATGCGGCTTTCCGGGAGGCCGCGCAGATCCAGGTCCAATCGTTCCTGCATCGGATCGTCAACCGGATCGAGACCGATCATCACGATATGGGCTTTCTTTATTCGCCCTCCTGCATCGCTGCCTGGAAGCTGGTTGGAGACGAGGGTGGTCGCAAGGCGGCGATCCTGGCCGCCGACCAGCTGATCGAGCGCTTTCAGCCGATCGGCCAATTCATCCAGGCCTGGGGCCGCAAGGGCAAGGCGGAGGAATACCGCTATATCATCGACGGCCTCTTGAACCTGCCGCTTCTCTACTGGGCAAGCCGCGAGACCGGCGATCCGAAATACCGCGAGATCGCCCTCATTCATGCCCGCACCACGCTTGCAAATTCGGTGCGGCCGGATGATTCCACCTATCACACCTTCTATATGGACCCGGTCACCGGCGCGCCGGTGCGCGGCGCCACCAAGCAGGGCTACAGGGACGACAGTGCCTGGGCGCGCGGGCAGGCCTGGGGCATCGCGGGCATGGCGCTCTCCTATCGCTACGAGCGGATCGAAGAATATCGCCTGACCTTCGACCAGCTGCTCGCCTTCTATCTCAACCGGCTGCCGGCCGACATGGTGCCTTATTGGGATCTCGTCTTTTCCGACGGCGACGGCGAGCCGCGCGACAGTTCGTCGGCCTCGATCACCGCCTGCGGCCTGCTTGAAATGGCCGAGCTCGTCGAAGCCGAAGCCGCCGAACGCTACCGCACGCTCGCGCGCCGCATGATCAAGAGCCTGGCCGACCACTATGCGGTCAAGGATCCCACGGTCTCCAACGGCCTGGTGCTGCACGCCACCTATTCAAAGAAATCACCCTTCAACACCTGCCGCGGCGAGGGCGTCGATGAGTGCGTCTCCTGGGGAGACTATTATTACATGGAAGCTTTGACGCGCCTTTCGCGTCGCTGGTCTTCCTATTGGTGA
- a CDS encoding DUF6522 family protein — translation MLIERDPNGDFILESSELAERFGLSLAELRRHMRHRSVVSTVEIGTAEHEGTKRVSLRLGNRLWRAVLNDENEVQQEQMTILRGKSSGRHPR, via the coding sequence GTGTTGATCGAGCGCGATCCGAATGGGGATTTTATCCTGGAATCATCCGAACTGGCGGAACGGTTCGGGTTGTCGCTGGCCGAGCTCCGCCGCCACATGCGGCATCGCTCAGTCGTCAGCACCGTAGAAATCGGCACAGCTGAACACGAGGGTACCAAGCGGGTATCGCTTCGGCTCGGCAACAGGCTTTGGCGAGCCGTTCTGAATGATGAAAATGAAGTGCAGCAGGAGCAAATGACCATTCTTCGGGGTAAATCCTCCGGACGGCACCCCCGCTGA
- a CDS encoding ABC transporter ATP-binding protein, with amino-acid sequence MASISLKELNKSYGALTVVHDIDLEIADKEFIILVGPSGCGKSTTLRMIAGLEEISGGELKIGGDVMNDVPSKDRDIAMVFQNYALYPHMTVYKNMAFGLQLRKVSRDFIDAQVQDAAKILDITHLLNRKPKALSGGQRQRVALGRAMVRNPAVFLLDEPLSNLDAKLRGTMRSEITKLHKRLNATFIYVTHDQVEAMTMADRIVVMKDGHIQQVDTPQNLYDRPVNMFVAGFIGAPQMNMLPSTVQRRSDGYVAVFDGRELPLPDHFDKGRIAPYEGRELVLGIRPENFHELPPADISEQSLAPLDAVVELAEPMGSEVHLNMVAGGRNLIARVSPRFRPAIGETARLVADMSNAQLFDKETERSILY; translated from the coding sequence ATGGCCAGCATTTCGCTTAAAGAGCTGAACAAATCCTACGGAGCGCTCACCGTCGTCCACGATATTGATCTGGAGATCGCCGATAAGGAATTCATCATTCTGGTCGGACCCTCCGGCTGCGGTAAATCGACGACGCTGCGGATGATCGCCGGCCTCGAGGAGATCTCGGGCGGAGAACTCAAGATCGGCGGCGACGTCATGAACGACGTCCCCTCCAAGGATCGGGATATCGCCATGGTCTTCCAGAACTATGCGCTCTATCCGCATATGACCGTCTACAAGAACATGGCCTTCGGCCTGCAGCTCAGAAAAGTGTCGCGCGACTTTATCGATGCCCAGGTGCAGGACGCAGCCAAGATCCTCGACATCACCCATCTCCTGAACCGCAAGCCGAAGGCGCTATCGGGCGGCCAGCGCCAGCGCGTGGCGCTCGGCCGCGCCATGGTGCGCAATCCCGCCGTCTTCCTTCTCGACGAGCCGCTTTCCAACCTCGACGCCAAGCTGCGCGGCACGATGCGTTCTGAAATTACCAAGCTGCACAAGCGGCTCAACGCCACCTTCATCTATGTCACCCACGATCAGGTGGAGGCCATGACCATGGCCGACCGGATCGTCGTCATGAAGGACGGCCACATCCAGCAGGTCGATACGCCGCAGAACCTCTACGATCGTCCGGTCAACATGTTCGTCGCCGGCTTTATCGGCGCACCGCAGATGAACATGCTGCCCTCGACTGTTCAGCGCCGGAGCGACGGCTATGTCGCCGTCTTCGATGGTCGGGAACTGCCGCTTCCTGATCATTTCGACAAGGGCAGGATCGCACCCTATGAGGGACGTGAACTGGTGCTCGGCATCCGGCCTGAGAATTTTCACGAACTGCCGCCGGCCGACATCTCGGAACAGAGTCTGGCGCCGCTGGATGCGGTCGTGGAACTTGCCGAACCAATGGGCTCGGAAGTGCACCTGAACATGGTGGCCGGCGGCCGCAATCTCATCGCACGGGTCTCGCCGCGTTTCCGTCCGGCGATCGGCGAGACGGCAAGGCTCGTCGCCGACATGAGCAATGCGCAGCTGTTCGACAAGGAAACGGAACGCTCGATTCTTTACTGA
- a CDS encoding type II toxin-antitoxin system VapC family toxin produces MSFVLDASIAAAWFLPDEQHDAADRLMSDLSTTVGLVPTLFWFETRHLFLMAEHRGRLRSGEALLLMTQLRGLSLEDAGSGGDSLILDLASHYGLTGYDASYVALAKTQDLPLATADRKMADAARREGITILGPLEVVKPNCV; encoded by the coding sequence ATGTCCTTTGTCCTTGACGCATCCATCGCCGCCGCCTGGTTTCTTCCAGACGAACAGCACGATGCAGCCGACCGGCTGATGTCCGATCTCAGCACCACGGTTGGATTGGTGCCGACCTTGTTCTGGTTCGAAACCCGCCATCTGTTTCTGATGGCCGAACATCGGGGGCGGCTTCGATCCGGCGAGGCGCTCCTGCTCATGACGCAATTGCGCGGACTGTCCCTGGAGGACGCAGGATCGGGAGGTGACAGCTTGATCCTTGATTTGGCGAGCCACTACGGACTGACGGGATATGACGCGAGTTACGTCGCCCTGGCGAAAACACAAGACCTGCCTTTGGCGACGGCCGACCGAAAGATGGCGGACGCCGCACGTAGGGAAGGCATCACCATCCTCGGACCACTCGAGGTCGTGAAGCCTAACTGCGTTTAG
- a CDS encoding DUF2934 domain-containing protein, whose protein sequence is MATDKHEQIRRRAYEIWEAEGRPDGADQRHWLQACDELAGEDEHETLQDRLDEDDRDDAALLQGAGESGDLDRQPPKPGRVAETTVPDIEMTTGENPSQRKIRKTEGP, encoded by the coding sequence ATGGCTACAGACAAGCACGAGCAGATACGTCGCCGCGCCTATGAAATCTGGGAGGCCGAGGGCCGGCCGGATGGCGCGGACCAGCGCCATTGGCTGCAAGCTTGCGACGAACTGGCCGGCGAGGATGAACATGAGACGCTGCAGGACCGGCTCGATGAAGACGACAGGGATGATGCGGCGCTACTTCAAGGCGCCGGTGAGAGCGGCGATCTCGATCGGCAACCACCTAAGCCCGGCCGGGTCGCCGAGACTACCGTGCCTGATATCGAGATGACGACAGGCGAAAACCCGTCTCAGCGGAAGATCAGGAAGACCGAAGGGCCGTAA
- a CDS encoding type II toxin-antitoxin system Phd/YefM family antitoxin, which produces MAVTVKVAEAKTHLSELLAKVEAGEEVIISRGNKPVARLSRIRRENDIDALIAEIKAQRAGRQPTTQEEIREWRDEGRRY; this is translated from the coding sequence ATGGCGGTCACAGTCAAGGTCGCCGAAGCAAAGACCCATCTGTCCGAATTACTGGCCAAGGTCGAAGCCGGTGAAGAGGTCATCATCTCTCGCGGCAACAAGCCCGTTGCCCGGCTTTCGCGCATTCGCCGCGAAAACGACATCGATGCACTGATCGCCGAGATCAAGGCGCAGCGCGCCGGCCGTCAGCCCACGACGCAGGAAGAAATCCGCGAGTGGCGCGACGAAGGCCGCCGCTACTGA
- a CDS encoding cyclase produces MTTLFVRHEVSDYAAWRKIYDGFSPVQKANGVTAQAVYRAIDNPNDITVTHEFATLEAAQAFSKLDELKTAMRTGGVLGAPTVWFTNKA; encoded by the coding sequence ATGACCACATTATTCGTGCGGCACGAGGTCTCCGACTACGCCGCCTGGCGCAAGATATATGATGGATTTTCTCCGGTGCAGAAGGCCAACGGGGTGACGGCGCAAGCCGTTTATCGCGCGATCGACAATCCGAACGATATTACCGTCACCCACGAGTTTGCCACGCTGGAGGCGGCTCAGGCATTCAGCAAGCTTGACGAGCTGAAGACGGCGATGCGCACGGGGGGCGTGCTCGGCGCGCCGACGGTTTGGTTTACCAACAAAGCCTGA
- a CDS encoding carbohydrate ABC transporter permease, with amino-acid sequence MRIAGRKVTIGTIAIYAIVIAVTLIMLMPFAWMLSASLKLSRDVFAFPIEWIPSVPQWQNYVDIWTKIPLALFIYNTSKLTIIVTLLQLLTSSFAAYAFAKLNFPYKNTLFLGYIATIAMPWQVYMVPQFLLMREFGLNNTHLALICLQAFTAFGVFLMRQFYMSIPTELCEAARIDGMNEYQIWARIMLPLSKPALSTLTIFTFVSTWNDFLGPMIYLTKTELKTVQIGLRMFISQYSAEYGLIMAASVVALIPVLIVFLVLQRFFVEGIASTGLKG; translated from the coding sequence ATGAGGATCGCCGGACGCAAGGTGACCATCGGGACGATCGCGATCTATGCCATCGTCATCGCCGTCACGCTGATCATGCTGATGCCCTTTGCCTGGATGCTTTCGGCATCGCTGAAGCTCAGCCGCGACGTGTTCGCCTTCCCGATCGAGTGGATACCGTCCGTACCGCAATGGCAAAACTACGTCGATATCTGGACGAAGATCCCGCTCGCCCTCTTCATCTACAACACCTCGAAACTGACGATCATCGTCACGCTGCTGCAGCTTTTGACCTCCAGCTTTGCGGCCTATGCCTTCGCTAAGCTGAATTTTCCCTATAAAAACACTCTGTTCCTCGGCTACATCGCCACCATCGCCATGCCCTGGCAGGTCTATATGGTGCCGCAATTCCTGCTGATGCGCGAATTCGGCCTCAACAACACCCATCTGGCGCTGATCTGCCTGCAGGCCTTCACCGCCTTCGGCGTCTTCCTCATGCGACAGTTCTACATGTCGATCCCGACCGAGCTTTGCGAAGCGGCCCGCATCGACGGCATGAACGAGTACCAGATCTGGGCGCGTATCATGCTGCCGCTGTCGAAGCCCGCGCTCTCGACGCTGACGATCTTCACCTTCGTCAGCACCTGGAACGACTTCCTCGGACCGATGATCTATCTGACCAAGACCGAGCTGAAGACCGTGCAGATCGGCCTGCGCATGTTCATCTCGCAATACTCGGCCGAGTACGGGCTGATCATGGCGGCCTCCGTCGTCGCCCTCATCCCGGTTCTCATCGTCTTCCTTGTTCTCCAGCGCTTCTTCGTCGAGGGCATCGCCTCGACTGGATTGAAGGGTTAA
- a CDS encoding aldolase, protein MSDARQREEICRYGRSLFERGLTPGSSGNISLRLEHGGWLVTPTNASLGFLDPARISRLDAEGRLLSGDKPTKEIPLHTALYDTRESARAIVHLHSTHAVALTMLPEIDPRGALPPMTPYYLMRAGETALVPYYRPGDPAVADAIRGLAGKYSSVLLSNHGPVVAGDSLEAAVFATEELEETAKLYLLLRNLNPRYLSPGQVADLVNTFGLDLPSHHDHDDH, encoded by the coding sequence ATGTCCGACGCGCGTCAGCGTGAAGAAATCTGCCGATACGGCCGCTCGCTGTTCGAGCGCGGGCTGACGCCCGGTTCGTCGGGCAACATATCGTTGCGGCTCGAGCACGGCGGCTGGCTGGTGACGCCGACCAACGCCTCGCTCGGTTTTCTCGATCCGGCCCGGATCTCCAGGCTCGATGCCGAAGGCCGGCTGCTGTCCGGCGACAAGCCGACCAAGGAAATTCCGCTGCACACTGCTCTCTACGATACGCGCGAAAGCGCCCGCGCCATCGTCCATCTTCACTCTACTCACGCGGTGGCACTGACCATGCTGCCGGAGATCGATCCGCGCGGCGCCCTGCCGCCGATGACGCCATATTATCTCATGCGCGCCGGTGAAACCGCTCTGGTGCCGTATTACCGTCCCGGCGATCCGGCGGTGGCCGACGCCATCCGCGGACTGGCGGGCAAGTATTCGTCGGTGCTACTCTCCAACCACGGACCTGTCGTTGCCGGTGACAGTCTGGAGGCGGCGGTCTTTGCGACCGAGGAACTGGAGGAAACGGCGAAGCTCTATCTGCTTTTGCGCAACCTCAATCCCCGTTACCTCAGCCCGGGACAGGTGGCCGACCTGGTCAACACGTTTGGCCTCGACCTTCCATCGCATCACGATCACGACGACCACTGA
- a CDS encoding HPP family protein: MPYPVSPKVGPSRLRRFRLFSPILAGATLRERLIACLGALLAIGFTGVISGYLFGQGPHLPLIVAPMGASAVLLFAVPASPLAQPWSIIGGNTISALMGIIAAYFIRDPIIATGVGVSLAIGAMSFTRCLHPPGGAAALTAVLGGPVVAGWGFLFPFVPVALNSCILVGLGLLFHKLSKRNYPHVVPKPAETTHQTIDLPSAVRVGFREEDVDAALEALDETFDIDRADLGRLLQQVELQAAIRSNAKISCADIMSRDVIAIGEAAEPAAARHLLLKHNIRTLPVKDPEGRLIGTVGLRELSESTETIAHAISRPAVARPSDAALSLLPVLTDGRTHAVIIVDDDYRILGLISQADLLSAVARLLPNDSAPIPAVA, encoded by the coding sequence ATGCCGTATCCCGTTTCCCCGAAGGTGGGACCGAGCCGCCTCCGCCGCTTCCGGTTGTTTTCACCTATCCTGGCTGGCGCGACCTTACGAGAGCGTTTGATTGCATGTCTCGGCGCTTTGCTGGCCATTGGTTTCACCGGCGTCATCAGCGGCTATCTGTTCGGGCAGGGGCCACATCTTCCCCTGATCGTCGCGCCGATGGGGGCGTCCGCGGTGCTGCTTTTCGCGGTGCCGGCAAGCCCGCTTGCGCAGCCTTGGTCGATCATCGGCGGCAATACGATTTCCGCCCTCATGGGAATCATTGCCGCCTACTTCATTCGCGATCCGATCATCGCGACCGGTGTCGGCGTTTCGCTTGCCATCGGCGCGATGTCCTTTACGCGCTGCCTACATCCGCCTGGCGGAGCCGCAGCGCTCACCGCGGTGCTTGGCGGTCCTGTTGTTGCCGGCTGGGGGTTCCTCTTTCCCTTCGTGCCGGTCGCTTTGAACTCCTGCATCCTCGTCGGCCTTGGTCTGTTGTTCCACAAGCTTTCCAAGCGGAATTATCCGCACGTCGTTCCAAAACCGGCGGAGACCACCCATCAGACCATCGACCTGCCATCGGCCGTGCGGGTGGGTTTTCGCGAGGAGGATGTCGATGCGGCCCTCGAAGCGCTCGACGAAACCTTCGATATCGATCGGGCGGACCTCGGCCGGCTGCTGCAACAGGTCGAGCTACAGGCGGCCATCCGCTCGAACGCCAAGATCAGCTGTGCCGATATCATGTCCCGTGACGTGATCGCCATTGGCGAAGCTGCAGAACCAGCTGCCGCGCGGCATCTTCTCTTGAAGCACAATATCCGTACCCTGCCGGTGAAGGATCCCGAGGGTCGCCTCATCGGCACCGTCGGCTTGCGGGAATTGTCTGAAAGTACGGAAACCATCGCGCACGCGATCTCAAGACCGGCGGTAGCGAGGCCTTCGGATGCCGCTTTGTCGCTATTGCCCGTTCTGACCGACGGCCGTACGCATGCCGTCATCATTGTCGATGACGACTACCGCATCCTTGGCCTAATATCGCAGGCCGATCTCTTAAGCGCAGTGGCGCGGCTGCTGCCGAACGACAGCGCCCCGATCCCGGCCGTGGCCTGA
- a CDS encoding HD domain-containing protein, with amino-acid sequence MQHLDHAIQIALEAHEGQADKTDRPFFEHCQRVALLVSGDETRTVAYLHDVVEKGSGWTLDRLREEGFPPGTISAVDALTRRTDEPDDDFVRRAASNPLALRVKQADLEDNLSQAEQAGKKTEKYQRGLDLLRERKSR; translated from the coding sequence ATGCAGCATCTCGACCACGCCATCCAAATCGCTCTCGAGGCGCATGAAGGGCAGGCTGATAAGACCGACCGGCCGTTCTTCGAGCACTGCCAGCGGGTAGCGCTTCTCGTTTCCGGCGACGAGACGCGAACGGTCGCCTACCTTCACGACGTCGTCGAGAAGGGAAGTGGGTGGACGCTCGACAGGCTGAGGGAGGAAGGCTTTCCGCCGGGGACTATCTCCGCGGTAGATGCTTTGACGCGGCGGACGGACGAGCCGGATGACGACTTCGTCAGACGCGCGGCATCAAACCCGCTGGCCCTGCGGGTCAAACAGGCCGACCTCGAAGACAATCTCAGTCAAGCCGAACAAGCCGGCAAGAAAACGGAAAAATACCAGCGCGGCCTGGATCTCCTACGCGAGCGGAAGAGCAGGTAA
- a CDS encoding LysR family transcriptional regulator yields the protein MDLSSIEIFLAVAGDRSVTKAAKAVGRVPSNVTTRIRQLEDDLGVFLFSRDGKKMTLTREGETFLAYANRLMALALEARQAVRPLAPSGILRVGTMESTAASRLPAALRQFNQMWPDVSLHLTMGASRDLARAVVADALDCALIARPPKTMRGEDAGFEAELKALEMEPVFVEDLLIVLPSGHPSIKSAADLRVGSLAALEPGCTYRRVAENWTRKSSALPTRELGSYHAILASVATGNTAGVMPRSVLDLMHWPTSVQTHQLGLVETLLVYRKSDRPSAFNAFHEVLNATKGRDIRSATN from the coding sequence TTGGATCTTTCGTCAATCGAGATATTCCTCGCCGTTGCCGGCGACCGCAGCGTTACCAAGGCTGCCAAGGCCGTCGGGCGGGTGCCGTCGAATGTGACGACGCGCATCCGGCAATTGGAGGACGACCTCGGCGTTTTCCTGTTCAGCCGAGACGGCAAGAAGATGACGTTGACGCGGGAAGGCGAGACGTTTCTTGCCTATGCCAACCGGCTTATGGCGCTGGCACTCGAAGCGCGCCAGGCCGTTCGGCCTCTCGCCCCATCGGGGATATTGCGAGTCGGTACGATGGAGAGCACGGCGGCAAGCAGGCTGCCAGCGGCGCTGAGGCAGTTCAACCAGATGTGGCCTGATGTGTCGCTTCATCTGACGATGGGCGCGTCCCGCGATCTCGCCCGCGCCGTTGTGGCCGATGCGCTGGACTGCGCGCTGATTGCCCGCCCGCCCAAGACAATGCGCGGGGAAGATGCGGGTTTCGAGGCTGAACTCAAGGCGCTCGAGATGGAGCCGGTCTTTGTCGAAGACCTGTTGATCGTGTTGCCATCCGGGCATCCCTCGATCAAATCCGCTGCCGACCTGCGTGTCGGCTCGCTCGCCGCTTTGGAGCCCGGCTGCACCTATCGCAGGGTAGCCGAAAACTGGACGCGCAAATCGAGCGCCCTGCCGACGAGGGAACTCGGCTCCTACCATGCGATCTTGGCGAGTGTGGCGACTGGGAATACGGCGGGCGTGATGCCGAGATCCGTTCTCGACCTCATGCACTGGCCGACGTCTGTTCAGACCCACCAGCTGGGGCTAGTCGAAACGCTGCTCGTCTACCGCAAGAGCGATCGCCCGAGCGCGTTCAATGCATTCCATGAAGTCCTCAACGCGACAAAAGGCAGAGATATCAGGTCGGCAACAAACTAG
- a CDS encoding tartrate dehydrogenase, producing MKTYKIALLPGDGIGHDVTEATWAVLEKAAQSNGFSLDATSYPWSCDYYLANGSMMPGNGIETLRFFDAILLGAVGWPRKVPDSVSLHGLLLPIRKAFVQYANIRPHRLLPGVQGPLRSENFDILCIRENTEGEYSGAGGRVHQGTDSEVAVETSIFTHKGVERILRFGFEQARARRGKLASVTKSNAQKYSMVFWDEITERLSADYPDVEVTSYHIDAMAARMVMAPESLDVVVASNLFGDILTDLGAAIQGGLGFAASANINPDRSAPSMFEPVHGSAPDIAHLGIANPIAAIWSGALMLEHLGETAAAGEVMAAIEATTARGIGAIPGKDKTDAITASVLSALD from the coding sequence ATGAAGACCTACAAGATCGCCCTTCTGCCCGGAGATGGCATTGGCCACGACGTGACGGAAGCTACCTGGGCCGTGCTCGAAAAGGCAGCTCAATCTAACGGATTTTCTCTTGATGCAACCAGCTATCCGTGGTCCTGCGACTACTATCTGGCGAACGGCAGCATGATGCCCGGCAATGGCATCGAAACGCTGAGATTTTTCGATGCCATTCTGCTCGGCGCCGTCGGATGGCCCCGTAAAGTGCCCGATTCCGTGTCGCTGCACGGACTGCTGCTACCGATCCGCAAGGCTTTCGTGCAATATGCCAATATCCGCCCGCACCGGCTGCTGCCGGGTGTGCAGGGACCGTTGCGGTCGGAGAACTTCGACATCCTTTGCATTCGCGAAAATACCGAAGGCGAATATTCCGGCGCCGGCGGCCGTGTTCATCAAGGAACCGACAGCGAGGTGGCTGTGGAGACCTCGATTTTTACCCACAAGGGGGTCGAACGCATCCTGAGATTCGGCTTCGAACAAGCGCGTGCGCGACGCGGCAAGCTTGCCTCGGTGACAAAGTCCAACGCGCAGAAATATTCGATGGTTTTCTGGGACGAGATCACCGAGAGGCTTTCCGCGGACTATCCGGATGTCGAGGTGACCAGCTATCATATCGACGCCATGGCCGCCCGCATGGTCATGGCGCCGGAAAGCCTCGATGTGGTCGTCGCTTCCAACCTGTTCGGCGACATCCTGACTGACCTTGGCGCCGCCATCCAGGGCGGGCTCGGCTTTGCAGCCTCCGCCAACATCAATCCCGATCGCTCGGCGCCGTCGATGTTCGAACCGGTGCATGGCTCAGCGCCGGATATCGCGCATCTCGGCATCGCCAACCCGATCGCCGCCATTTGGTCGGGCGCACTGATGCTGGAGCATCTGGGAGAAACGGCCGCTGCCGGAGAGGTGATGGCCGCAATCGAGGCGACGACGGCACGCGGCATCGGCGCAATTCCTGGCAAGGACAAGACGGACGCGATCACGGCATCGGTGCTTTCGGCGCTCGATTAG